The following coding sequences lie in one Apium graveolens cultivar Ventura chromosome 1, ASM990537v1, whole genome shotgun sequence genomic window:
- the LOC141660069 gene encoding scarecrow-like protein 6 — protein MKDMHLPFDFQGKRGFDSLVFKDLSPSCLSDPYFYKNQFTQTTLVEPTSVLDNISSPNPPTSTSTLSSSLGSGRAGGGGGGCSTDTAAVAAVSGKPSSNWAQNEANSSINVVGQQIQEVSGGGDRHRSIEKCGLGMEDWESVLSESAAASPSQEQSVLGWIMGDVEDPSLGLNKVLQIGGGDYDFNVGFGGMNQGFGLENSNTIGSSSAHLMPTSYPQKVTTDFTNAQNPMFSLLENNVGSTVNQPQQIYNPQMLINQNQALQNQNPSFFLPVSYNDTQQDEQLFVPPHPKRHNSGNLESTSPVPKGPFLDSGQEVFSGRQQQHQQNSFPGVQNISQQRSSVVARPKFVRDDIGQQQLQQQAIIDQLFKASELLLSGNVILLQGILARLNHQLSPIGKPFLRSAYYCKEALQLLLQTNNNMNPLSTSNSSPFNLIFKIGAYKSFSEISPVLQFANFTCNQALLEATDGFDRIHIIDFDIGYGGQWASFMQELALKNDGVPLLKITAFASPSTPHDQLELGLTRENLNHFANEINMGFEFEIVSLDALASTLWSLPLHVSESDAVAVNLPAGSFFNQQVSLPMVLRFIKQLSPKIVVSADRGCDRTDLPFPNHVIHVVQSYTNLLESLDAVNLNHDALNKIERFLLQPGIEKIVMNRYRSPEKSQHWRTLFLSSGFSPLGFSNFTESQAECVVKRTPVQGYHVEKRQSSLVLCWQRRELISVSAWRC, from the coding sequence ATGAAGGATATGCACTTGCCCTTTGATTTTCAGGGGAAGAGGGGGTTTGATTCTTTAGTTTTTAAAGATTTAAGTCCATCTTGTTTATCAGATCCATATTTTTACAAGAACCAATTCACTCAAACTACACTTGTTGAGCCTACTAGTGTTTTAGACAATATAAGTAGTCCAAATCCTCCTACTTCAACTTCAACCCTGTCTTCATCTTTAGGCAGTGGTAGGGCTGGTGGTGGTGGTGGGGGTTGTTCTACCGACACGGCTGCGGTGGCGGCAGTTTCAGGCAAACCATCTTCAAACTGGGCTCAAAATGAAGCCAACAGCTCCATCAATGTAGTTGGTCAACAAATTCAGGAGGTCTCTGGTGGTGGGGATAGGCACCGGAGTATAGAGAAATGTGGGCTGGGAATGGAAGATTGGGAGAGTGTGTTGTCGGAATCTGCTGCAGCCTCACCTAGTCAAGAACAATCCGTTCTTGGTTGGATCATGGGGGATGTTGAAGATCCTTCTTTAGGGCTTAACAAAGTGCTTCAAATTGGCGGTGGTGATTACGATTTTAATGTTGGTTTTGGTGGGATGAATCAAGGTTTTGGATTGGAAAATAGTAATACAATTGGTTCAAGTTCTGCACATTTGATGCCAACAAGTTATCCTCAGAAAGTCACCACCGATTTTACTAATGCTCAAAATCCTATGTTTTCGCTGTTGGAAAATAATGTTGGGTCTACTGTGAATCAACCGCAGCAAATTTACAATCCCCAAATGTTGATTAACCAGAATCAAGCACTACAAAATCAAAATCCATCATTTTTCTTGCCAGTTTCATATAATGATACTCAACAAGATGAACAACTTTTTGTGCCTCCTCATCCCAAGAGGCACAATTCTGGTAACCTTGAATCCACCTCTCCGGTGCCAAAAGGCCCATTTCTTGATTCGGGCCAAGAGGTTTTCAGTGGAAGACAGCAACAACATCAGCAAAATTCATTTCCAGGTGTTCAAAATATTTCTCAACAAAGGTCATCAGTGGTAGCTAGGCCTAAATTTGTTCGGGATGATATTGGACAACAACAGTTGCAACAACAGGCGATAATTGATCAACTTTTTAAGGCATCTGAATTGCTTTTGTCAGGAAATGTTATACTTTTGCAAGGGATATTGGCGCGGCTCAATCACCAGCTATCTCCAATTGGTAAGCCTTTTTTAAGGTCTGCCTATTACTGTAAGGAAGCTTTACAACTGCTCCTTCAGACAAACAACAACATGAATCCCTTGTCGACAAGTAATTCTTCACCTTTTAATCTTATCTTCAAGATTGGTGCTTATAAATCATTTTCTGAAATTTCACCTGTACTGCAATTTGCCAATTTTACTTGCAACCAAGCTCTTCTTGAAGCAACGGATGGGTTTGATCGAATTCATATAATTGATTTCGATATTGGGTATGGTGGACAATGGGCATCTTTTATGCAAGAACTTGCCTTAAAGAATGATGGTGTGCCTTTGCTTAAGATCACTGCGTTCGCCTCTCCATCCACACCCCATGACCAGCTTGAGCTTGGCCTCACAAGAGAGAATTTGAATCATTTTGCTAATGAAATAAATATGGGATTTGAGTTTGAGATTGTTAGCCTTGATGCTTTGGCTTCTACGTTGTGGTCATTGCCTCTTCATGTTTCAGAGAGTGATGCAGTTGCAGTTAATCTCCCTGCTGGTTCCTTTTTCAATCAACAAGTATCTCTCCCTATGGTTTTGCGATTTATAAAGCAACTCTCTCCTAAAATCGTAGTTTCTGCTGATAGGGGCTGTGATAGAACTGACCTCCCATTTCCTAACCATGTCATTCATGTTGTGCAGTCCTATACAAACTTGCTCGAATCTTTAGATGCTGTAAACTTGAACCATGATGCACTGAATAAAATCGAGAGGTTCTTGCTGCAACCGGGCATTGAGAAAATTGTAATGAATCGTTATCGTTCTCCAGAAAAATCTCAGCATTGGAGGACTCTCTTTTTGTCTTCAGGTTTCTCTCCACTAGGTTTCAGCAACTTCACAGAGTCCCAAGCTGAATGTGTGGTGAAGAGGACTCCTGTCCAGGGATATCACGTAGAAAAGAGACAGTCTTCGCTTGTTCTCTGTTGGCAACGAAGGGAGCTCATCTCAGTTTCGGCTTGGAGATGCTGA